AAGATAAACAATTAATTTTTTATCTTGCAGAACAAGCAATTTATGATGCAGAAGAAGATAAAAAAAATCGTCAATTAGCAATTCAAGAAAGTGTTCTATCATTAATTAATTTGTTGCTAATTTTGAAAACCTCAATTATGACTCGAATTATGGGGTCAGGTAAAATTGGTAAATATGATTTTATGATGATTCCTATTGGTGGTAAATCGGTTTCTGCTGCGGGTGAGACTTTTAGTAGTAAAATGAATAATTTAATTAAACAACTGAAGAAAGAATATAGAAAACAGTCTAATTATAAACAATTAGAAAAGGTTTATAATTATCTCGAATATCTTTTAAAAGAATGTGATATCACTTTAAACAATTTAATTAAATCTCAAGAGAAAGCAGGAGTATCTTATCTAGATATAAGATCAGACTCATCTGATACATTTTTAGAATTGATTGAAAGAAGTTTTGACAACTTATTGAATTACCTACCCCTTGAAAAAAGCCATATTAGTGGTAGTTTATTAGTTGTTCCTATTATCGGTAAAACTCTTGAAGAAAGATATAGAATACAACCAGACAAAAACTCATCAAAGTTAAGTTATGAACAATTAATCGAAAGTTTACAAAACCTTCTAGATGCGAAAACTCTACCAGAAAATATAAAATCAGGAATTGGAGATGCTATTGACTTTATTAATATTATTTTTGATAAAGCTGATAGAACTCAAAACTTTGAACAAGATAGTCAGGATGAAGATCAATATTATGCTATTCCCTTATTTGCTTTTATTAGTGCTGAAATTATGGAACAATATTTTGCTAATAATGAGGAAGAATCAGCAGAATATACATTTCGAGATATTCTCAATACTTATATACGTTCTCTTTACCCAGTTACTAATATGTTACCCATTGGTAATCAATATCAAGAATTTCCTTTCATTGTCTTTAGGAGTTATGGTTTAAATGAAATCAGAAGTAAATTATTTACTGATAAATATTTTTTGAATTCTAATGAAATTAATATTTTAACTTTAATTCTTTCAGCAAAAAATGACTAAAAAATGTGTTATTATTTAAAATTTAATTAATTAAAGATATCAATTTATTTTATTTTTCTACGCCTTTTCCTTGTCTAAGTTATTCTTAAAAACAACAAGAATAAATTAGTGGTTTTGGTTTAATAAAACTTATGTTAAAAGCCAGGTGAACCAAATTAAACTTATAATCAGAAGAAACAGAGTTTTTTTGTGATATAATGTTGCAGTTATTATCTAAAATTATTGTGAATAATCCAGTTCTAATCTCAACTTTTTTCCTGACCCTTCTACTCATGGTTGGCCTATTCTTTTTCCTTCGGGCCTCCGTTAAAGATAGGACTGAGCAAATGCAATTCAGCGCAGACATTGCCCCTATAAACTTATTAAGTCAATTACAAACTTATTTTACCCAAAAAGCCTATAAAATTACTGCAGTTGATCCCCAAAAACAACAGATAACCTTCGATGGTTTTGTGCGTCCTAGTTGGTTTTTGGCGATTTTTTTGAGTTTTTTAGCGGCTGTGGGTTTATTTTGCTTAGGGTTAGTTCTATCCTTTCTCTATCCTACTCTAACCCCTATATTCCTGGGTTTAAGCCTATTATCTCCCCTAACTGGAGTCTTTTACTGGAAACAAGCTGGACGAATTGAGCAATTGTATCTATCAGTTGCTCCCCAAGAGTCCGCTTCACAAACTTATACTGTAGTGACAGTAACTGCTCACCGAGATGAATTAATTCAACTACAAGAAACATTACCTATTTTACGAAAAATATCAGTTAATTAAGCATTGTAGTAGGGGCGGGTTTTAAATTAAAAAAGTAATTATCAATTATTGAAAGCCTATTTTTCTTTAACAAAAGCCAACCCACTATAAAGTTGAAAAGCTGCATCCCAAGGGGTATCTTCCCGACGCAATAAATTAATATGAGGGTTAATTAATTTGAGTAATTCCTGAAAATCAATGGCAGATTCTCCAAAAGGCGTAAACTCTGACCAAACTTTCCTATCTGGTAACTTCTGCCCCAAAAATTGCAGTAAATGACTCCAACTATTTTGAACTGTTCCTCGTCCATCGGTCGCTTTTTGGCTGTCACAAAAGCTAATACCGTCTAAAAAATGATAATTTTGATCGCATAGACGAATAATACTATTTTGTTGGGATAAATGGAGATCACATACTTTAGCATAGTCTAGGGTTTTGGTTTTCCGTTGTACTTTCCCTCGTAACCCAATATCCACACATTCCTCAAATAACGGGAGTAACCCTTCTACCCGTTGACTTATTTCTGACCACTCAAATGTCAAAATATCTCGCTGTCCCTTTTTGGGTTCATAAACAACGGTTACTTTATTCTCCACTGACTCAAAATACAAAACCTGATAAACCCTTAACAAGCTAATATCCCGCGTCAACGCCGTAAAACAAGGAATTTGCGACTGATTAAGTTTTTCAGAATAAAAACGGAGTTTACCAATAGCTCCTGTGCGATATAATCGCCAAGAACGGTTAGGTAATTGTAAGCGGGCAGTATAAGGGTCAATTTCCATGATTTCGCCGAATTTTTGCGCCGCTTTTTGTTTTAATTCGTTTGCTATCCCCTCTAATACCAGCATTCCCATTTCTAGACTACTCTTTTCCTCCATCGCTTGGGCTAACCCTTCTTTTCGTTTATTATCTTCAATTTCGGTGATTCTTTGAATTCCTTGACGAATTTGGGTAATTAACTTAGGATTTGAGATCTTAGGTAATAATTGTCCATAAATTGCCCTAGCGGGGCTTAAATTTCCTTGAACTTCCTCTAAACGCCCTTTATAAAAATCAATCCAAGGGTTATCTGGTTCTAGTTGGGTAAACTCCTCCAGTAGTTGATGTGCTATTGGATAGTTTTGGGTATTGATAGCGTCGATAATTTGCTCAAGCATGGAAGAAAGGAATTAAGTTGCACAATTATACTCAATAGCAGA
This genomic interval from Aphanothece sacrum FPU1 contains the following:
- a CDS encoding cofactor assembly of complex C subunit B codes for the protein MNNPVLISTFFLTLLLMVGLFFFLRASVKDRTEQMQFSADIAPINLLSQLQTYFTQKAYKITAVDPQKQQITFDGFVRPSWFLAIFLSFLAAVGLFCLGLVLSFLYPTLTPIFLGLSLLSPLTGVFYWKQAGRIEQLYLSVAPQESASQTYTVVTVTAHRDELIQLQETLPILRKISVN
- a CDS encoding tetratricopeptide repeat protein, whose amino-acid sequence is MLEQIIDAINTQNYPIAHQLLEEFTQLEPDNPWIDFYKGRLEEVQGNLSPARAIYGQLLPKISNPKLITQIRQGIQRITEIEDNKRKEGLAQAMEEKSSLEMGMLVLEGIANELKQKAAQKFGEIMEIDPYTARLQLPNRSWRLYRTGAIGKLRFYSEKLNQSQIPCFTALTRDISLLRVYQVLYFESVENKVTVVYEPKKGQRDILTFEWSEISQRVEGLLPLFEECVDIGLRGKVQRKTKTLDYAKVCDLHLSQQNSIIRLCDQNYHFLDGISFCDSQKATDGRGTVQNSWSHLLQFLGQKLPDRKVWSEFTPFGESAIDFQELLKLINPHINLLRREDTPWDAAFQLYSGLAFVKEK